Below is a window of Picosynechococcus sp. PCC 7002 DNA.
TCACTGATGTTAGCAATCGCGATAGCGCCTTGGCCCAAAGTACCCTTGTCCCGGAGGTGATGGGCAACGCGGCAGAACCAGTCCGACAAATGGTACGAGGGGTAAGCTTAAGCTTTCTGGCGCGCCACCAAACCGGAGGACAAAATTACCAGCAATTTCTCACGGGGGCCTATGTGCAATCTCTTTCCCAGGGGGCGATTAAGCTACGCCTCACGGAAACGATTTCTCCAGAGTTAGAACGATTCCTGAGTCGCTTACCCCAGGCTCCCAATTCTGCCGAAGTGGCGACACCGACTCAACAGGCTGCTTTTTTGAATATGGGGCGATCGCCAAACCCAACCCCCAACCGCACCTATCCCCAGGGCGTTCTCACGGAAAGCCTTAAGCCCTTGATGACGAACTTGGAATCGGAAACTTTTCTCGCAATAAAGCCGGATAATTTTGATGTCTTGTATCAAAAACCCTGAAGAATTTCAGAGAAACGGTAAGATGAAAAAGTTCAATTTTCAGGCCATTTAAATAACAATGTCTCAGGCACCTCTGTTATCGAAATTTGGGACGCAGATGTCGCGTTTAACCGGCGTGCGGGCGATCATGAAAGACATCATCGATACCCTAAAAGCAGGGGCAGGCCAAGATTTTATTAACCTCAGTGCGGGCAATCCTGTAATTATTCCCGAAGTGGAACAGCTCTGGCGCGATTGCACCAATGATCTTCTTAATAGTCCGGAATATGGGGAAGTGGTTTGTCGCTACGGCTCATCCCAGGGCTATGAACCCCTCATTGAGGCGATCGCCACCGATTTTAACCAACGCTATGGCCTGAACTTAACGGGCGAAAATATTCTCATCACCCCCGGTTCCCAGTCCCTCTATTTCCTCGCGGCCAATGCCTTTGGTGGATATGATCATGTCGGCCAACTGAAATCGATCATTCTTCCCCTCAGCCCCGACTACACCGGCTATGGGGGCGTCAGTTTATACCCAGAGGCCATCCGCGCCTTTAAACCGAGTCTCGACATTGATCAGGTAAATCACCGCTTTAAATATCGCCCCGATTTTAGTCAGCTCAATATTGATGAAAATACGGGCTGTGTAATTTTCTCGCGCCCCTGTAATCCCACGGGAAATGTCCTCAGCGACGAAGAAGCCGAAAAGATTGCTGATCTGGCTGCCGTCCATGATGTGCCAGTATTTATTGATTCGGCCTATGCCCCGCCCTTTCCGGCCCTGAATTTCACGGAGATGAAACCCCTCTTTGGCGGTAACGTGATCCACTGCCTAAGTCTTTCTAAAGCGGGCTTGCCGGGAGAACGGGTAGGGATTGCCATTGGGGAACCGCGTTTTATCGGAGTTTTACAGGCCTTTTTAACCAATGCTTGCATTCATTCGTCGCGCTATGGTCAGGCGATCGCCGCCCGGGCGATCCAATCGGGAGCTTTGGCAAATATCGCCGAAACGGTGATCCGACCCTACTACCAAAACAAGATTCAAATCCTCGAAGCGGCCTTAGATCGGGCGATGCCTAAAGATGTGCCCTGGTATCTCCACCGAGGGGAAGGGGCGATTTTTGCTTGGTTGTGGTTTGATGAGTTGCCGATGACCGACTGGGAACTGTACCAAGAACTAAAAGCAGTGGGCGTGATTGCCGTGCCCGGCAGTCCCTTTTTCCCTGGTCTCCGGGAAGACTGGCCTCACAAGCAGCAATGTCTCCGCATTAGTTTGACAGCCACGGACAGTGAGATTGAAATGGCAATGGAACGATTAGCTAAGGTAGTTAAAAAAGTTTATGCGAAGTAAAAAATCGGGAGCGGAGCGCTAAAATTCCTATCCCCGCCGCGAGCGGACGGGGCATTACGGAATTTTTCCTTTGGAACGCACTACCGCTCTAACACTTACGCCCCAAGGAGCGGGGAATTCACCCTGAGAGATTAAAAAATGCAAGATCAGATCATAAACCTTCAGAAATT
It encodes the following:
- a CDS encoding valine--pyruvate transaminase gives rise to the protein MSQAPLLSKFGTQMSRLTGVRAIMKDIIDTLKAGAGQDFINLSAGNPVIIPEVEQLWRDCTNDLLNSPEYGEVVCRYGSSQGYEPLIEAIATDFNQRYGLNLTGENILITPGSQSLYFLAANAFGGYDHVGQLKSIILPLSPDYTGYGGVSLYPEAIRAFKPSLDIDQVNHRFKYRPDFSQLNIDENTGCVIFSRPCNPTGNVLSDEEAEKIADLAAVHDVPVFIDSAYAPPFPALNFTEMKPLFGGNVIHCLSLSKAGLPGERVGIAIGEPRFIGVLQAFLTNACIHSSRYGQAIAARAIQSGALANIAETVIRPYYQNKIQILEAALDRAMPKDVPWYLHRGEGAIFAWLWFDELPMTDWELYQELKAVGVIAVPGSPFFPGLREDWPHKQQCLRISLTATDSEIEMAMERLAKVVKKVYAK